One segment of Enterobacter ludwigii DNA contains the following:
- the yiiM gene encoding 6-hydroxyaminopurine reductase yields MHFPVNVFTGKVREYDGSRPSAIAKIQVDGELTLTDLGLAGDEQAEKKIHGGPDRALCHYPREHYQHWITEFPEQADMFVAPAFGENLSTEGLTEKNVFIGDIYRWGDALIQVTQPRSPCFKLNYHFGISDMSARLQGAGKTGWLYRVVLAGQVSADAPLVLASRLSDVSVYDACAIAWHMPFDDDQYHRLLSAAGLSTSWTRTMQKRRLSSKIEDNSRRLWGK; encoded by the coding sequence ATGCATTTTCCGGTGAATGTCTTTACAGGCAAGGTAAGGGAGTACGACGGTAGCCGCCCGAGCGCCATCGCCAAAATTCAGGTCGACGGCGAGTTGACGTTAACCGACCTCGGGCTGGCGGGCGATGAGCAGGCCGAAAAGAAAATCCATGGCGGGCCTGACCGCGCGCTGTGCCACTATCCGCGGGAACACTATCAGCACTGGATAACCGAGTTTCCCGAACAGGCGGATATGTTTGTCGCGCCCGCGTTTGGTGAGAATCTCTCAACGGAAGGGCTGACCGAGAAAAACGTCTTTATCGGCGATATCTACCGCTGGGGCGATGCCCTGATTCAGGTGACGCAGCCGCGCTCGCCGTGCTTCAAACTAAACTATCATTTCGGCATCAGCGACATGTCTGCCCGACTGCAGGGCGCGGGTAAAACGGGCTGGTTATATCGGGTGGTGCTGGCAGGACAGGTATCGGCAGATGCGCCGCTGGTGCTGGCATCGCGCCTGAGTGATGTCTCGGTATATGACGCCTGCGCGATTGCCTGGCATATGCCGTTTGATGACGACCAGTACCATCGGCTTTTGTCCGCTGCGGGGCTGTCCACGAGCTGGACCCGAACGATGCAGAAACGCCGTTTAAGTAGCAAGATCGAAGATAATTCGCGGAGATTGTGGGGGAAATAG
- the sodA gene encoding superoxide dismutase [Mn] gives MSYTLPSLPYAYDALEPHFDKQTMEIHHTKHHQTYVNNANAALESLPEFASLPVEELITKLDQLPADKKTVLRNNAGGHANHSLFWKGLKTGTTLQGDLKAAIERDFGSVDNFKAEFEKAAATRFGSGWAWLVLKGDKLAVVSTANQDSPLMGEAISGASGFPILGLDVWEHAYYLKFQNRRPDYIKAFWDVVNWDEAAARFAAKK, from the coding sequence ATGAGTTATACACTGCCATCCCTGCCGTATGCCTACGACGCACTGGAACCGCATTTCGACAAGCAGACGATGGAAATCCATCACACTAAACACCACCAGACCTATGTGAACAACGCGAACGCCGCGCTGGAAAGCCTGCCAGAGTTCGCTAGCCTGCCTGTTGAAGAGCTGATCACCAAACTGGACCAGCTGCCAGCTGACAAGAAAACCGTTCTGCGTAACAACGCAGGTGGTCACGCTAACCACAGCCTGTTCTGGAAAGGCCTGAAAACCGGTACCACCCTGCAGGGCGACCTGAAAGCGGCTATCGAGCGCGATTTCGGTTCTGTAGACAACTTCAAAGCGGAATTCGAAAAAGCCGCTGCGACCCGTTTCGGCTCTGGCTGGGCGTGGCTGGTTCTGAAAGGTGACAAACTGGCGGTTGTTTCAACGGCTAACCAGGATTCCCCGCTGATGGGTGAAGCAATCTCTGGCGCATCCGGTTTCCCTATCCTGGGTCTGGACGTGTGGGAACACGCTTACTACCTGAAATTCCAGAACCGTCGCCCTGACTACATCAAAGCCTTCTGGGACGTGGTGAACTGGGACGAAGCAGCAGCGCGTTTCGCCGCGAAAAAATAA
- the rhaT gene encoding L-rhamnose/proton symporter RhaT, giving the protein MNHAITMGIFWHLIGAASAACFYAPFKQVKQWSWETMWSVGGVVSWIILPWTISAMLLPDFWGYFSSFNASTLLPVFLFGAMWGVGNINYGLTMRYLGMSMGIGIAIGITLIVGTLMTPILNGNVDVLINTKGGQMTLLGVLVAVIGVGIVTRAGQLKERKMGIRAEEFNLKKGLLLAVMCGIFSAGMSFAMNAAKPMHEAAAALGVDPLYVALPSYVVIMGGGAVVNLGFCFFRLANVKTLSLKADFSLAKQMIIGNVLLSALGGLMWYLQFFFYAWGHASIPAQYDYMSWMLHMSFYVLCGGLVGLLLKEWNNAGRRPVGVLSLGCVVIIIAANIVGLGMAN; this is encoded by the coding sequence ATGAATCATGCGATTACGATGGGTATTTTCTGGCATCTGATAGGCGCGGCCAGTGCAGCCTGTTTCTATGCCCCGTTTAAACAGGTCAAACAGTGGTCATGGGAAACCATGTGGTCCGTCGGCGGTGTGGTCTCGTGGATAATTCTTCCCTGGACCATCAGCGCCATGCTGCTCCCGGATTTCTGGGGCTACTTCTCCTCCTTTAACGCCTCCACCCTGCTGCCGGTCTTTCTCTTTGGCGCCATGTGGGGCGTCGGTAACATTAACTATGGCCTCACCATGCGCTACCTCGGCATGTCGATGGGCATTGGCATCGCGATTGGTATTACGCTGATTGTTGGCACTCTGATGACGCCGATCCTCAACGGTAACGTCGACGTGCTGATCAACACCAAAGGCGGCCAGATGACGCTGCTGGGCGTGCTGGTGGCCGTCATTGGCGTGGGCATTGTCACCCGCGCAGGGCAGCTGAAAGAGCGCAAAATGGGCATCAGAGCCGAAGAGTTTAACCTGAAGAAAGGCCTGCTGCTGGCGGTGATGTGCGGGATCTTCTCCGCAGGCATGTCATTCGCGATGAACGCCGCCAAACCGATGCATGAAGCTGCTGCCGCACTGGGCGTAGACCCGCTGTACGTGGCACTGCCAAGCTACGTGGTGATCATGGGTGGCGGAGCGGTGGTTAACCTCGGTTTCTGTTTTTTCCGTCTGGCAAACGTGAAGACCTTGTCACTGAAAGCCGACTTCTCGCTGGCTAAACAGATGATTATCGGGAACGTGCTGCTCTCGGCGCTCGGTGGGCTGATGTGGTATCTCCAGTTCTTCTTCTACGCGTGGGGTCACGCCAGTATTCCGGCGCAGTATGACTATATGAGCTGGATGCTGCACATGAGCTTCTACGTGCTGTGCGGTGGGCTGGTGGGTCTGCTTCTGAAAGAGTGGAACAACGCCGGCCGTCGCCCGGTGGGCGTGCTGAGTCTGGGGTGCGTGGTGATCATTATTGCGGCCAACATTGTGGGCCTCGGCATGGCGAACTGA
- the rhaR gene encoding HTH-type transcriptional activator RhaR yields MVAQLMLRKVDFFASAGQAVAVADRYPQNVFAEHTHEFCELVLVWRGNGLHILNDRPYRITRGDLFYIRAEDKHAYASVNDLVLQNVIYCPDRLKLNVDWAAYIPGFNDTKCAAHWRLSSNGMTQVRQVISQLEQESQKSDPEAHQMAELLFAQLVMTLTRHRYAIDNPSATAQEALLDKLITTLAGSLNKSFVLEKFCEQAQCSERALRQQFRTQTGMTVNHYLRQLRICHAQYLLQHTELMVSDVAMRCGFEDSNYFSVVFNREVGMTPVQWRHRSRNAA; encoded by the coding sequence GTGGTTGCTCAGTTAATGCTTCGCAAAGTGGATTTTTTTGCCTCCGCCGGCCAGGCCGTCGCGGTGGCGGATCGCTATCCGCAAAACGTCTTTGCCGAGCACACTCATGAGTTCTGCGAGCTGGTGCTGGTGTGGCGGGGCAATGGCTTGCATATCCTCAACGACCGGCCCTACCGCATTACGCGTGGGGATCTGTTTTACATCCGTGCTGAAGACAAACACGCCTACGCTTCGGTCAACGACCTGGTCCTGCAGAACGTGATTTACTGCCCTGACAGGCTGAAACTCAACGTCGACTGGGCGGCTTACATTCCGGGTTTTAATGATACGAAGTGCGCGGCGCACTGGCGACTGAGCAGTAACGGCATGACGCAGGTGCGACAGGTGATTTCTCAGCTGGAGCAGGAGAGCCAGAAAAGCGATCCTGAGGCTCACCAAATGGCTGAACTGCTTTTCGCCCAACTGGTCATGACGTTGACGCGCCATCGCTACGCCATTGATAACCCGTCGGCTACCGCGCAGGAAGCCCTGCTCGATAAGCTCATCACCACCCTGGCGGGCAGCCTTAACAAAAGCTTTGTGCTGGAGAAATTCTGCGAGCAGGCACAGTGCAGCGAGCGCGCGTTGCGCCAGCAATTCCGCACCCAGACCGGGATGACGGTGAACCATTATCTGCGCCAGCTGCGCATCTGCCATGCCCAGTACCTGCTTCAGCATACGGAACTGATGGTCAGCGATGTGGCGATGCGCTGCGGCTTTGAGGACAGTAACTATTTTTCGGTGGTCTTTAACCGCGAGGTGGGGATGACGCCGGTTCAGTGGCGTCATCGCAGTCGTAACGCGGCGTAA
- the rhaS gene encoding HTH-type transcriptional activator RhaS — protein sequence MTVLHSVDFFPSGGSSVAIEPRLPQVAFPEHHHDFHEIVIVEHGTGIHVFNGQPYTISGGTVCFVRDHDRHLYEHTDNLCLTNVLYRSPDAFQFLSGLNHLLPQEKDGIYPSHWRVNQSTLQQVRQLVSQMEQRDEGQETHVIATRELLFMQLLVLLRRSSMVAGLENNDARLTQLMAWLEDHFAEDVCWEKLADDFSLSLRTLHRQLKQQTGLTPQRYLNRLRLIKARHLLRHTDESVTDIAYRCGFGDSNHFSTLFRREFSWSPRDIRQGKDASLQ from the coding sequence ATGACCGTACTGCACAGCGTGGATTTTTTTCCTTCGGGTGGGTCGTCTGTCGCGATTGAACCGCGACTCCCTCAGGTGGCGTTTCCTGAGCATCATCATGATTTTCACGAAATTGTGATTGTTGAACACGGAACGGGGATCCATGTGTTTAACGGCCAGCCGTATACCATCAGTGGTGGGACGGTCTGCTTTGTGCGCGATCATGACCGGCACTTATATGAACATACCGACAACCTGTGCCTGACTAACGTGCTCTACCGTTCGCCCGATGCGTTCCAGTTCCTGTCCGGGCTGAACCATCTCCTGCCGCAGGAGAAGGACGGCATCTATCCTTCGCACTGGCGGGTGAATCAGTCCACGCTGCAGCAGGTGCGCCAGCTGGTGAGCCAGATGGAACAGCGCGACGAGGGACAGGAGACCCACGTCATCGCCACGCGTGAGCTGTTGTTTATGCAGCTGCTGGTGCTGCTGCGCCGCAGTAGCATGGTGGCCGGGCTGGAGAATAACGATGCGCGTTTGACTCAACTGATGGCCTGGCTGGAGGACCATTTCGCCGAGGATGTCTGCTGGGAAAAGCTGGCGGATGATTTTTCGCTGTCGCTCCGGACCTTACATCGTCAGCTGAAGCAGCAAACCGGGTTGACGCCGCAGCGCTATTTGAATCGTCTGCGCCTGATTAAAGCGCGCCATCTGCTGCGTCATACCGATGAGAGCGTCACGGATATCGCCTATCGTTGCGGTTTCGGCGACAGTAACCACTTTTCGACCCTGTTTCGCCGGGAATTTAGCTGGTCACCGCGCGATATTCGCCAGGGAAAGGACGCGTCACTGCAGTAA
- the rhaB gene encoding rhamnulokinase, with protein sequence MTFRHCVAVDLGASSGRVMLATYDGKRQTLSLREMHRFVNCLQKQDGCEVWDIDSLEAAIRTGLQKVCDAGIRIDSIGIDTWGVDYVLLDSNGERVGLPIAYRDSRTDGLMARAIAGLGKENIYGRSGIQFLPFNTLYQLRALVEQQPALVPRVAHALLIPDYFSYRLTGNMNWEYTNATTTQLVNINSDNWDEHLLAWTGASPSWFGTPTHPGNVIGQWMCPQGNAIPVVAVASHDTASAVIASPLAGNDAAYLSSGTWSLMGFESKTPYTSDAALTANITNEGGAEGRYRVLKNIMGLWLLQRVLKEQNITDLPALIADTERLKACSFLINPNDDRFINPADMSAEIQAACVDAGQPVPSKPAELARCIFDSLALLYAEILSELADLRGRPFTQLHIVGGGCQNQLLNQLCADACGITVVAGPIEASTLGNIGIQLMTLDELASVDDFRTVVSANATLTTFIPNPCHEIARYRAQFQQNRLTKELCA encoded by the coding sequence ATGACTTTTCGCCATTGCGTGGCTGTCGATCTCGGCGCATCCAGCGGCCGTGTAATGCTGGCCACTTATGACGGCAAGCGGCAGACGCTTTCGCTTCGGGAGATGCACCGCTTTGTTAACTGCCTGCAAAAGCAGGACGGCTGTGAGGTATGGGATATCGACAGCCTTGAGGCAGCGATCCGCACCGGACTGCAGAAGGTCTGCGATGCGGGGATCCGTATCGACAGTATCGGCATCGATACCTGGGGCGTCGATTACGTACTGCTGGACAGCAACGGTGAACGCGTTGGTTTGCCGATAGCCTATCGCGACAGCCGCACCGACGGCCTGATGGCGCGTGCGATTGCCGGGCTTGGCAAAGAGAATATTTATGGCCGCAGCGGTATTCAGTTTCTGCCATTCAATACGCTCTATCAACTGCGCGCGCTGGTCGAACAGCAGCCGGCGCTGGTTCCCCGCGTGGCGCATGCACTGCTGATCCCGGACTACTTCAGCTACCGCCTGACCGGCAACATGAACTGGGAATACACCAACGCCACCACCACGCAACTGGTGAACATCAACTCCGATAACTGGGATGAACACCTGCTGGCCTGGACCGGGGCTTCACCCTCCTGGTTCGGCACGCCGACGCACCCTGGCAATGTGATCGGTCAATGGATGTGCCCGCAGGGTAATGCGATCCCGGTGGTGGCGGTTGCGAGTCACGATACCGCCAGCGCCGTCATTGCGTCTCCGCTTGCCGGTAACGACGCGGCCTACCTCTCTTCCGGGACCTGGTCGCTGATGGGCTTTGAGAGCAAAACTCCCTACACCAGCGATGCCGCGCTGACCGCGAACATCACCAACGAAGGCGGTGCCGAAGGGCGCTACCGCGTGCTGAAGAACATCATGGGTCTGTGGCTGCTCCAGCGCGTGCTTAAAGAGCAGAACATTACCGACCTGCCCGCGCTTATTGCCGACACCGAAAGACTGAAAGCCTGCAGTTTCCTGATCAATCCTAATGATGACCGCTTTATCAACCCGGCGGACATGAGCGCCGAAATCCAGGCCGCCTGCGTCGACGCCGGGCAGCCCGTTCCATCGAAACCGGCAGAGCTGGCACGCTGTATTTTCGACAGCCTCGCCCTGCTGTATGCCGAGATCCTGAGCGAGCTGGCCGACCTTCGCGGCCGGCCGTTCACTCAGCTGCATATTGTCGGTGGCGGCTGCCAGAACCAGCTTCTGAACCAGCTCTGCGCCGATGCCTGCGGGATCACCGTGGTGGCGGGCCCGATTGAAGCGTCGACGCTCGGCAATATTGGCATTCAGCTCATGACCCTGGACGAACTTGCCAGCGTGGACGATTTCCGCACGGTGGTCTCGGCGAACGCCACGCTGACCACGTTCATCCCCAATCCCTGCCATGAAATTGCCCGCTATCGGGCGCAGTTTCAGCAAAACCGACTGACTAAGGAGCTTTGCGCATGA
- the rhaA gene encoding L-rhamnose isomerase, producing the protein MTTQLEQAWDLAKQRYAAVGVDVDEALRQLDRLPVSIHCWQGDDVAGFENPGGSLTGGIQATGNYPGKARNATELRADLELALSLIPGPKRLNLHAIYLESDTPVARNELKPAHFKNWVAWAKANQLGLDFNPSCFSHPLSADGFTLAHANDDIRQFWIDHVKASRRVSAYFGEQLGTPSVMNIWIPDGMKDITVDRLAPRQRLLAALDEAISEKLNPAHHIDAVESKLFGIGAESYTVGSNEFYMGYATSRQTALCLDAGHFHPTEVISDKISAAMLYVPRLLLHVSRPVRWDSDHVVLLDDETQAIASEIIRHDLFDRVHIGLDFFDASINRIAAWVIGTRNMKKALLRALLEPTSALKQLEENGDYTARLVLLEEQKTLPWQAVWEMYCQRNDTPAGSQWLDNVRMYEKDVLSQRG; encoded by the coding sequence ATGACCACTCAACTTGAACAAGCCTGGGACCTGGCTAAACAGCGTTACGCCGCCGTCGGCGTGGATGTCGATGAGGCGCTGCGCCAGCTCGATCGTCTGCCGGTCTCCATACACTGCTGGCAGGGCGACGACGTTGCCGGTTTTGAAAACCCGGGCGGCTCGCTGACGGGGGGCATTCAGGCCACCGGCAACTATCCGGGCAAAGCGCGTAACGCCACCGAGCTGCGCGCCGACCTGGAGCTGGCGCTGAGCCTGATCCCGGGGCCTAAGCGGCTGAACCTGCATGCTATCTATCTGGAATCTGACACGCCGGTCGCGCGTAACGAGCTCAAACCTGCGCACTTTAAAAACTGGGTGGCGTGGGCGAAAGCCAACCAGCTGGGCCTGGATTTCAACCCATCCTGCTTCTCGCACCCGCTGAGCGCCGACGGTTTTACCCTTGCCCACGCGAACGACGATATCCGCCAGTTCTGGATTGACCACGTAAAAGCCAGCCGCCGCGTCTCCGCGTACTTTGGCGAGCAGCTCGGCACGCCGTCGGTGATGAACATCTGGATCCCGGACGGCATGAAAGACATCACCGTTGACCGTCTGGCCCCGCGTCAGCGCCTGCTGGCGGCGCTGGATGAAGCCATCAGCGAAAAACTGAACCCGGCGCACCACATCGACGCCGTAGAGAGCAAGCTGTTCGGTATTGGTGCGGAAAGCTACACCGTGGGCTCGAACGAGTTTTACATGGGTTACGCCACCAGCCGCCAGACCGCGCTGTGCCTGGATGCCGGCCACTTCCACCCGACGGAGGTGATCTCCGACAAAATCTCCGCCGCCATGCTCTACGTACCCCGCCTGCTGCTGCACGTGAGCCGTCCCGTACGCTGGGACAGCGACCACGTGGTGCTGCTGGATGACGAAACCCAGGCCATTGCCAGCGAAATCATTCGCCACGATCTGTTTGACCGCGTGCACATTGGCCTCGACTTCTTTGACGCCTCCATCAACCGCATCGCAGCCTGGGTGATTGGCACCCGCAACATGAAAAAAGCCCTGCTGCGTGCGCTGCTGGAGCCCACCAGCGCCCTGAAACAGCTGGAAGAGAACGGCGATTACACCGCGCGCCTGGTGCTGCTGGAAGAGCAGAAAACCCTGCCGTGGCAGGCGGTGTGGGAGATGTACTGCCAGCGTAACGACACCCCAGCGGGCAGTCAGTGGCTGGATAACGTGCGGATGTATGAGAAAGACGTGCTGAGTCAGCGCGGATAA
- the rhaD gene encoding rhamnulose-1-phosphate aldolase: MQTITNAWFVQGMIKATSDAWLKGWDERNGGNLTLRLDDADIEPFAAEFHQKPRYIALSQPMPQLASTPFIVTGSGKFFRNVQLDPQANLGVVRVDSDGAGYHILWGLTDDAVPTSELPAHFLSHCERIKATHGKDRVIMHCHATNLIALTYVLENSSDYLTRKLWEGSTECLVVFPDGVGILPWMVPGTDEIGQATAIEMQSHSLVLWPFHGVFGSGPTLDETFGLIDTAEKSAEVLVKVLSMGGMKQTITREELIALGKRFGVTPMQSALDLYP, encoded by the coding sequence ATGCAGACCATCACTAACGCCTGGTTCGTCCAGGGCATGATTAAAGCCACCTCCGACGCCTGGCTGAAAGGCTGGGACGAGCGCAATGGCGGTAACCTGACGCTGCGCCTGGATGATGCCGACATTGAACCGTTCGCCGCCGAGTTCCATCAGAAGCCGCGCTATATCGCCCTGAGCCAGCCAATGCCGCAGCTCGCCAGTACGCCGTTTATCGTCACCGGTTCCGGTAAATTCTTCCGTAACGTGCAACTCGACCCGCAGGCCAACCTCGGGGTGGTGAGAGTGGACAGCGACGGCGCAGGCTATCACATCCTCTGGGGGCTGACGGACGATGCAGTGCCCACGTCTGAACTCCCGGCGCACTTCCTCTCTCACTGTGAGCGTATCAAGGCAACCCACGGCAAAGACCGGGTGATCATGCACTGTCACGCCACTAACCTGATCGCCCTGACCTACGTGCTGGAAAACAGTAGCGATTACCTCACGCGGAAGCTGTGGGAAGGCAGCACCGAATGTCTGGTGGTTTTCCCCGACGGGGTCGGCATTCTGCCGTGGATGGTGCCGGGTACCGACGAAATCGGCCAGGCCACCGCCATCGAAATGCAGTCACACTCCCTGGTGCTGTGGCCGTTCCACGGGGTATTCGGCAGCGGGCCGACGCTCGACGAAACGTTTGGTCTGATTGATACCGCCGAGAAGTCCGCCGAGGTGCTGGTGAAGGTCCTGTCGATGGGCGGCATGAAGCAGACCATTACCCGGGAAGAGCTGATAGCACTCGGTAAACGCTTTGGCGTCACGCCGATGCAGTCGGCACTGGATTTGTACCCATAG
- the rhaM gene encoding L-rhamnose mutarotase gives MIRKAFVMQVNPDAHDEYARRHNPIWPELEAVLKDHGAHHYAIYLDEARNLLFASVEIESEARWNAVAKTDVCQRWWKYMGEVMPSNPDNSPVSAELKAVFYLP, from the coding sequence ATGATCCGCAAAGCATTTGTGATGCAGGTGAACCCTGACGCGCACGACGAGTACGCGCGTCGCCATAACCCCATCTGGCCAGAGCTGGAGGCGGTATTAAAAGACCACGGTGCGCACCACTACGCTATCTATCTCGATGAGGCGCGTAACCTGCTGTTTGCGAGCGTTGAAATTGAATCGGAAGCGCGCTGGAACGCGGTGGCAAAGACCGACGTTTGTCAGCGCTGGTGGAAATACATGGGTGAGGTAATGCCCTCGAACCCCGACAATAGCCCGGTGAGTGCCGAACTGAAAGCGGTGTTTTACCTGCCCTAA
- a CDS encoding MFS transporter: protein MNTTTCTHKDNPNFWIFGLFFFLYFFIMATCFPFLPIWLSDVIGLNKTHTGIVFSCISLSAIAFQPVLGVISDKLGLKKHLLWIITVLLFLFAPFFLYVFAPLLKTSIWLGALSGGLYIGFVFSAGSGAIEAYIERVSRNSVFEYGKARMFGCLGWGLCASTGGILFGIDPSYVFWMGSAAALLLMLLLVVAKPKPNQTAQVMNALGANQPQITARTVFNLFRQRRMWMFILYVIGVACVYDVFDQQFATFFKTFFATPQEGTRAFGFATTAGEICNAIIMFCSPWIINRIGAKNTLLIAGLIMATRIIGSSFATTAVEVIALKMLHALEVPFLLVGAFKYITGVFDTRLSATIYLIGFQFSKQSAAIFLSAFAGNMYDRIGFQETYLMLGCFVLAITVVSAFTLSSKQEIAARRAAVEAN, encoded by the coding sequence ATGAACACAACAACCTGTACCCACAAAGACAACCCTAACTTCTGGATCTTCGGGCTGTTCTTCTTTCTCTACTTCTTCATTATGGCCACCTGCTTTCCGTTTCTGCCGATCTGGTTGTCGGATGTCATCGGCCTGAACAAAACCCATACCGGGATCGTATTCTCCTGTATCTCGCTTTCGGCCATCGCCTTCCAGCCCGTGCTTGGGGTCATTTCGGATAAGCTGGGGCTGAAAAAACACCTGCTGTGGATTATCACGGTGCTGCTGTTTCTGTTCGCGCCGTTCTTCCTGTATGTCTTTGCGCCACTGCTGAAAACCAGTATCTGGCTGGGGGCGCTGAGCGGCGGTCTGTATATCGGTTTTGTCTTCTCCGCAGGTTCAGGCGCAATTGAGGCCTACATCGAACGCGTGAGCCGTAACAGCGTGTTTGAATACGGCAAGGCGCGCATGTTCGGCTGTCTCGGCTGGGGGCTGTGCGCTTCAACGGGCGGTATTCTGTTTGGCATCGACCCGTCGTATGTCTTCTGGATGGGATCAGCGGCTGCGCTGCTGCTGATGCTGTTGCTGGTGGTTGCGAAACCGAAGCCAAACCAGACTGCGCAGGTGATGAATGCGCTGGGGGCTAACCAGCCGCAGATCACCGCCAGGACGGTCTTTAACCTGTTCCGTCAGCGCAGAATGTGGATGTTCATTCTGTACGTCATCGGTGTGGCCTGCGTGTATGACGTTTTTGACCAGCAGTTTGCCACCTTCTTTAAAACCTTCTTCGCAACGCCGCAGGAGGGAACGCGAGCCTTTGGTTTTGCCACTACGGCGGGGGAAATTTGCAACGCGATCATCATGTTCTGCTCGCCGTGGATCATCAACCGTATCGGCGCGAAGAATACGCTGCTGATTGCCGGGCTGATTATGGCGACGCGCATTATCGGCTCGTCGTTCGCCACCACCGCGGTGGAGGTCATTGCCCTGAAGATGCTGCACGCGCTGGAGGTTCCGTTCTTGCTGGTGGGGGCGTTCAAATACATCACTGGCGTGTTCGATACCCGTCTGTCGGCCACTATCTATCTGATTGGCTTCCAGTTTTCCAAACAGTCGGCGGCGATTTTCCTCTCTGCTTTCGCCGGGAATATGTATGACCGGATCGGTTTCCAGGAGACCTACCTGATGCTGGGGTGTTTTGTACTGGCGATTACGGTGGTCTCGGCCTTTACGCTGAGCAGTAAGCAGGAGATTGCGGCGCGCCGCGCTGCGGTGGAGGCAAACTAA